A genomic stretch from candidate division WOR-3 bacterium includes:
- a CDS encoding phosphoribosylaminoimidazolecarboxamide formyltransferase, producing the protein MTLDEIRLRYGTNPHQKSARIFLPEGKLPLKIVNGDPSYINIIDALNSWQLVRELKQLACVPAAASFKHTSPAGAAIGKPLSSDLKKSLFAPDFELSPLAAAYARARGADRMATFGDWAAFSDPVDITTAQLLASEVSDGCIAPGYEPEALAILKQKKNGKYPILQIDPDYNPPPIEIRQLFGIFLEQERNNAPIDETLLKNVVTEKKHIPDTLKLDLLLALITLKYTQSNSIVLTYDGQVVGVGAGQQSRIHCTRLACAKADKWFLRLHPRILNLKFKKGTSRADKATAIDILLEETATPEEIQPFLNLLAEPPQPFTPQEKQEWLAKFDGICLASDGFIPFRDNLDRAARSNVRYVIQPGGSTRDETIITAADQYQMVMIFTNLRLFYH; encoded by the coding sequence ATTACCTTGGACGAAATCAGACTTCGCTATGGAACCAACCCCCATCAGAAATCGGCGCGCATCTTCCTGCCCGAAGGCAAACTGCCGCTCAAAATCGTCAACGGTGACCCCAGTTACATCAACATCATCGACGCCCTCAACTCCTGGCAACTCGTCCGCGAGTTAAAGCAACTTGCCTGTGTTCCGGCTGCTGCCAGTTTCAAACACACCAGTCCGGCTGGCGCCGCAATCGGCAAACCGCTCTCATCCGACCTCAAAAAGTCGCTCTTTGCCCCGGACTTTGAACTTTCGCCCCTTGCTGCTGCTTATGCCCGCGCCCGTGGTGCCGACCGCATGGCAACCTTTGGCGACTGGGCAGCATTTTCCGACCCGGTTGACATCACCACCGCCCAGCTCTTAGCCAGCGAAGTTTCGGACGGCTGTATCGCACCCGGTTACGAACCCGAGGCGCTCGCCATCCTCAAACAGAAGAAAAACGGCAAATACCCCATCCTCCAGATTGACCCCGATTACAACCCGCCGCCCATTGAAATCCGCCAGCTCTTTGGCATCTTTCTTGAACAGGAACGCAACAACGCACCAATTGACGAAACCCTGCTGAAAAATGTCGTCACCGAGAAAAAGCACATCCCCGACACACTAAAACTTGACCTCCTCCTTGCTCTCATCACCCTCAAATACACCCAGTCCAACTCCATCGTCTTAACCTACGATGGCCAGGTTGTCGGTGTTGGTGCCGGTCAACAGTCTCGCATCCACTGCACCCGGCTCGCCTGCGCCAAAGCCGACAAATGGTTCTTACGCCTTCACCCTCGCATCCTCAACCTCAAGTTCAAAAAAGGCACAAGCCGTGCGGATAAGGCGACCGCCATTGACATCCTCCTCGAAGAAACCGCCACCCCGGAAGAAATCCAGCCCTTCCTTAACCTCCTTGCCGAACCGCCCCAACCCTTCACCCCGCAGGAAAAACAGGAATGGCTCGCAAAGTTTGACGGTATCTGCCTTGCTTCGGACGGCTTCATCCCCTTCCGCGACAACCTTGACCGTGCTGCCCGTTCCAATGTCCGCTATGTCATCCAGCCTGGTGGCTCAACCCGCGACGAAACCATCATCACCGCTGCGGACCAGTACCAGATGGTGATGATATTCACCAACCTTCGCCTCTTCTACCATTAA
- a CDS encoding metal ABC transporter permease: MVEWQLFSRPLLAALLGGTVCGIIGVWVVLLNIPFVGVAMSHAAFAGAIAGLLLGIDPLLTALLFCLLTTLLIGPIAEKADFEPGVALGVIFSLMLGLAFLGIGLLKGPRTEAFKFIWGNILLVSRRDIVILGVLCLAVLGFLFAFAKEIRAVLFNREIARAVGVPEKAIFFALILLTGIAVTVNLNTVGGLLVFSLVVSPASAAYQLTYRLRTMYFLSVLFSVSACLIGLLLSYLFNLPTGAAIICIASLIFGVALLFSPKRRTLSIT, encoded by the coding sequence CGTTTGCGGCATCATCGGTGTCTGGGTTGTGCTCTTAAACATTCCGTTTGTTGGTGTCGCAATGTCCCATGCGGCATTTGCCGGTGCCATCGCCGGACTGCTTTTAGGTATCGACCCGCTTCTGACCGCCCTGCTTTTCTGCCTGCTCACCACCCTCTTAATCGGACCCATCGCGGAAAAGGCGGACTTTGAACCCGGCGTGGCTTTGGGTGTGATATTCTCCCTGATGCTCGGACTCGCCTTCCTTGGTATCGGGCTTTTAAAAGGACCGCGCACCGAAGCGTTCAAATTCATCTGGGGCAACATTTTACTTGTCTCCCGGCGCGACATCGTTATCCTCGGTGTTCTCTGCCTTGCTGTCCTTGGCTTCCTTTTTGCTTTTGCCAAAGAAATCCGGGCGGTGCTCTTCAACCGCGAAATCGCCCGCGCGGTTGGTGTTCCGGAAAAGGCAATCTTCTTTGCCCTGATTCTTTTGACCGGCATTGCGGTTACGGTCAACCTCAACACCGTTGGTGGCTTACTCGTATTCAGCCTCGTTGTCAGCCCGGCATCTGCCGCCTATCAACTCACCTACCGTTTGCGTACGATGTACTTTCTCTCGGTCCTGTTTTCGGTCAGCGCCTGCCTTATCGGCTTACTGCTCTCCTACCTGTTCAACCTCCCCACCGGCGCCGCAATCATCTGCATCGCCAGTCTCATATTTGGCGTTGCGCTCCTTTTCTCTCCCAAACGCCGGACCCTGTCCATAACTTAA